A single window of Anomaloglossus baeobatrachus isolate aAnoBae1 chromosome 5, aAnoBae1.hap1, whole genome shotgun sequence DNA harbors:
- the LOC142310470 gene encoding uncharacterized protein LOC142310470, with protein MAGTMSFRPSRNRADRGFCTYCVLSPVHAVKSCLVCNALLCDVHVAAHSNSAEHVLSDHVAFQMNYYRPSIREKRLTRDLVESQNLGHKLIIALQKLISNREKMERKVQSLQERRRKIRETAKVTTEKASLLFGDVRRHLEDLEQRVFSEISRREKQALLPVSDLIQKLELEKDVLCRKIYHIEVLRPTSEPRVVLQDSTEEAGHLEGLEQRVFSEISRREEQTSLPVSDLIQRLELEKDELCRKISNVKELRPTNEPRVVLQDLAGEAGHLEDLEQRVFTEISRQEELASLPVSDLIQRLELEKDELCRKICHIEALPPTSKPQVVLQDSVGEAGDDLDCDVNDLDENLILDTLYQGLSDIAVSLRRSRLPRERSDISLDVNTAANNVYMTRCLKLASATSERENRPETPDRFRVN; from the coding sequence ATGGCCGGGACCATGTCGTTCCGACCCTCCAGGAACAGAGCAGACCGAGGTTTCTGCACCTATTGTGTTCTCTCTCCCGTACATGCTGTGAAGTCCTGCCTGGTGTGTAACGCTTTATTATGTGACGTCCACGTGGCAGCCCACAGCAACTCGGCAGAACATGTCTTATCGGACCACGTAGCTTTCCAGATGAACTACTACAGACCCTCAATTCGTGAGAAACGTCTGACTAGAGATTTGGTGGAGTCACAGAATTTGGGCCACAAGTTGATAATCGCTCTTCAGAAACTGATCAGTAATAGAGAAAAAATGGAAAGAAAAGTCCAAAGTCTCCAAGAACGACGGAGAAAAATACGAGAAACGGCAAAGGTCACCACCGAGAAGGCCTCCCTCCTGTTTGGAGACGTCAGGAGACATCTGGAAGACTTGGAGCAGAGAGTCTTTAGCGAGATCTCCAGGCGCGAAAAACAGGCGTTGCTCCCAGTCTCTGATCTGATCCAGAAGCTGGAACTAGAGAAGGATGTGCTGTGCAGGAAGATTTATCACATCGAGGTGCTCCGTCCCACCAGCGAGCCACGGGTGGTCCTACAAGACTCAACAGAGGAAGCAGGACATCTGGAAGGCTTGGAGCAAAGAGTCTTTAGCGAGATCTCCAGGCGGGAAGAGCAGACGTCACTCCCAGTCTCTGATCTGATCCAACGGCTAGAACTAGAGAAGGATGAGCTGTGCCGAAAGATTTCTAATGTTAAGGAGTTGCGTCCCACCAACGAGCCACGGGTGGTTCTACAAGACTTGGCAGGGGAAGCGGGACATTTGGAAGACTTGGAGCAGAGAGTCTTTACTGAGATCTCCAGGCAGGAAGAGCTGGCGTCGCTCCCAGTCTCTGATCTGATCCAACGGCTGGAACTAGAGAAGGACGAGCTGTGCCGGAAGATTTGTCACATTGAGGCGCTGCCTCCCACCAGCAAGCCACAGGTGGTCCTTCAAGACTCGGTGGGGGAAGCAGGAGACGACCTGGACTGTGATGTCAACGATCTAGATGAAAATCTCATCTTGGACACTTTATACCAAGGTTTGTCAGACATTGCCGTGAGTCTTCGGAGAAGCCGCCTACCCCGGGAGCGTTCGGATATATCACTGGACGTAAACACCGCTGCCAACAATGTGTACATGACGCGCTGCCTGAAATTGGCCTCTGCCACTTCTGAGAGAGAAAACAGGCCCGAAACACCGGACAGATTTCGAGTCAATTAA